A genomic stretch from Methylorubrum extorquens includes:
- a CDS encoding protein of unknown function (Evidence 5 : Unknown function) has translation MRTFAIVAVVEGAAPELFEWLAFHRAVGVRHFVIYDNGLDGEAAAFLKAQAAIGVTTLPCPTRVDRTPLFAAYDHFLASWARLFRFAAFLGTDEFLVPAPGRSIEDWIARIPPHAGAVVVNRRVFDTAAPEGPASGLVLRRFPRSLAQADHAENRVVTSIYRQGAITTIADPHMTELVRGERLMSDFGPAEPDPQRPGAILAVRHGEIRLNHYPRPVPGAPPPETRAETEPCTRTASWVRPTLDEMRHLLAYVESVAPSEAARLRARSAAVPELAQPVAPREHRLWRLHHLHRPRVEAAGRFVRRKIFGAPRPW, from the coding sequence ATGCGCACATTCGCCATCGTTGCCGTCGTCGAGGGGGCGGCGCCCGAGCTGTTCGAGTGGCTCGCCTTCCACCGGGCGGTCGGCGTGCGCCACTTCGTGATCTACGACAACGGACTCGACGGCGAGGCCGCGGCGTTCCTGAAGGCGCAGGCGGCGATCGGCGTCACCACCCTGCCCTGCCCGACCCGCGTCGACCGCACCCCGCTTTTTGCGGCCTACGACCATTTCCTCGCCTCGTGGGCGCGGCTGTTCCGCTTCGCCGCCTTCCTCGGCACCGATGAATTCCTGGTGCCAGCGCCCGGCCGTTCGATCGAGGACTGGATCGCCCGCATCCCGCCGCATGCCGGCGCGGTGGTGGTCAACCGGCGCGTCTTCGACACCGCGGCGCCGGAGGGGCCCGCCTCCGGGCTCGTCCTGCGCCGTTTCCCTCGCTCTCTCGCGCAGGCCGACCACGCGGAGAACCGCGTCGTCACATCGATCTACCGGCAGGGCGCCATCACCACGATCGCCGACCCGCACATGACGGAACTCGTGCGGGGCGAGCGACTGATGAGCGATTTCGGCCCCGCCGAGCCGGACCCGCAGCGGCCCGGCGCGATCCTCGCCGTGCGGCACGGGGAGATCCGGCTCAACCACTATCCCCGTCCCGTTCCGGGCGCGCCGCCACCCGAAACGCGCGCGGAGACGGAGCCGTGCACCCGGACGGCCAGCTGGGTCCGGCCGACCCTCGACGAGATGCGCCATCTCCTGGCTTACGTGGAGAGTGTCGCCCCGTCCGAGGCCGCGCGGCTGCGCGCACGCAGCGCCGCCGTGCCCGAGCTGGCGCAGCCGGTCGCGCCGCGGGAGCATCGCCTGTGGCGGCTGCACCATCTGCACAGGCCGCGGGTGGAAGCCGCCGGGCGCTTCGTCCGGCGCAAGATTTTTGGGGCGCCGCGCCCCTGGTAG